In uncultured Cohaesibacter sp., a genomic segment contains:
- a CDS encoding C4-dicarboxylate TRAP transporter substrate-binding protein encodes MKTLLKYSLAAAVALTTMVGAAWADVTIKVAYENNPGEPLDIVVNKWAKDLEAKSNGTIKLELYPSSQLGSKQDVTEQAMFGSNVITISDVGFLADFVPDLGILFGPYLTEDPAKLFAIYESDWFKEKEKELNEKGVHLVMKNYLYGVRELIANKPVRTPEDLKGLKIRTPNNVMQIKAIEAMGGTPTPMPLGEAYTALSQGIIDGVENPLAVIYGAKFQEEAKYLSMINYLTNTSVFIGGEAFFKTLDPKDLELIQQTAFDAGVYSQQLAAESEADFIAKFKEAGVEVIYPDVAPFREKAMAVYTQFPEWSEGLYDKIQEQLK; translated from the coding sequence ATGAAAACTCTGCTGAAATACTCATTGGCGGCTGCTGTGGCTTTGACGACTATGGTTGGCGCTGCCTGGGCTGACGTGACCATCAAGGTTGCCTACGAGAACAACCCGGGTGAACCGCTCGATATCGTGGTCAACAAATGGGCCAAGGATCTCGAAGCAAAAAGCAACGGGACCATCAAGCTTGAGCTGTATCCTAGCTCCCAGCTGGGTTCCAAACAGGACGTGACCGAACAGGCCATGTTCGGTTCCAACGTCATCACTATCAGTGACGTTGGCTTTCTTGCCGACTTCGTGCCAGACCTTGGCATTCTGTTTGGCCCTTACCTGACCGAAGACCCGGCAAAGCTCTTCGCTATCTACGAGAGCGACTGGTTCAAGGAAAAGGAAAAGGAACTGAACGAAAAAGGCGTTCATCTGGTCATGAAGAACTACCTCTATGGTGTTCGTGAGTTGATCGCCAACAAGCCGGTGCGTACCCCTGAAGACCTGAAGGGTCTGAAGATCCGTACCCCGAACAACGTTATGCAGATCAAGGCTATCGAAGCCATGGGCGGCACGCCGACCCCGATGCCGCTTGGTGAAGCATACACGGCTCTGTCCCAGGGTATCATCGACGGCGTCGAGAACCCGCTCGCCGTTATCTACGGTGCAAAATTCCAGGAAGAAGCCAAGTATCTTTCCATGATCAACTACCTGACCAACACGTCCGTGTTCATTGGTGGTGAAGCCTTCTTCAAGACCCTTGATCCGAAAGATCTGGAACTGATCCAACAGACCGCTTTCGACGCCGGTGTCTACAGCCAGCAGCTGGCTGCTGAAAGCGAAGCAGACTTCATTGCGAAGTTCAAGGAAGCTGGTGTGGAAGTGATCTATCCTGACGTAGCACCGTTCCGTGAAAAGGCAATGGCTGTCTACACCCAGTTCCCAGAGTGGAGCGAAGGTCTGTACGACAAAATCCAGGAACAGCTGAAGTAA
- a CDS encoding ABC transporter permease yields the protein MVRLRQLPNIELLAFFVLLYAFFCFYAPHFNTASNLENLLVGYSFIAVLAIGQSFPIMVRGIDLSIGSIMALGGMVLFDLSVIYEVPGYVVIPAVLLICLLAGLLNGALVVWLRLQPFVATLSTLAAYRGVVYAISGRQLFPEMATKPITDPWLTGMDSYLDIGGITGLDQYMEMPWLPLSFFLLVGIFLLIQTMHSKTQFGMNFKIVGGNPEAARLAGINVKLTILSAYGLSGLSAGIAAIILVTRLTTATEALGNGMELTAIASAVIGGISLQGGIGNAFGPIIGAMLLGIILLGLTLLGISQFVQQVISGLILIGAIGYDKLLSDFRMRKARAMQSGS from the coding sequence ATGGTACGCCTCCGCCAGTTGCCCAACATCGAGTTGTTGGCATTTTTCGTACTTCTGTACGCCTTCTTCTGTTTCTATGCCCCGCATTTCAATACCGCATCCAATCTGGAGAATCTGCTCGTTGGCTATTCCTTCATTGCGGTGCTGGCGATCGGGCAGTCCTTTCCGATCATGGTGCGCGGCATCGATCTAAGCATCGGCTCGATCATGGCGCTTGGCGGCATGGTGCTGTTCGACCTCAGCGTCATCTATGAGGTGCCGGGCTATGTGGTCATTCCGGCGGTGCTGCTGATCTGCCTTCTGGCCGGATTGCTGAACGGGGCGCTGGTCGTCTGGCTGCGCCTGCAGCCGTTTGTTGCGACGCTGTCGACGCTGGCGGCCTATCGTGGCGTCGTCTATGCGATTTCTGGCCGGCAGCTGTTTCCGGAAATGGCCACCAAACCGATCACCGACCCGTGGCTGACGGGCATGGATTCCTATCTCGATATCGGTGGCATCACCGGGCTTGACCAGTATATGGAAATGCCCTGGCTGCCGCTGTCCTTCTTTCTGCTGGTCGGCATTTTCCTCCTTATCCAGACGATGCACAGCAAGACGCAGTTTGGCATGAATTTCAAGATTGTCGGCGGCAACCCGGAAGCGGCGCGGCTGGCGGGCATCAATGTCAAGTTGACGATCCTCAGCGCCTATGGCCTGTCCGGATTGAGCGCCGGTATTGCCGCGATCATTCTGGTGACGCGCCTGACGACGGCGACAGAGGCGCTGGGCAACGGCATGGAACTGACGGCCATTGCCTCGGCTGTCATCGGTGGCATCAGCCTGCAGGGTGGCATCGGCAATGCCTTCGGGCCGATCATCGGCGCGATGCTGCTTGGCATCATCCTGCTAGGCCTTACGCTGCTCGGCATCTCGCAGTTCGTCCAGCAAGTCATTTCTGGCCTGATCCTCATTGGCGCGATCGGATATGACAAGCTTCTGTCCGACTTCCGGATGCGCAAGGCCCGCGCCATGCAGAGTGGGAGTTGA
- a CDS encoding TRAP transporter small permease, whose protein sequence is MSITRRIFTILLGLPLAYLVLATSYSVFMRYWMEDPILWMEETSGLAMIWVVMVGAMCAERDGENLSIAFLTELMSEKTRLICSVVVSLISIGLLLYIAYLGHSLANRVAFKLTGVLKISWYWIDIAVPVGMVGAAVFVAINMVKKIRGLDHQEHNKEGEAA, encoded by the coding sequence ATGTCTATAACGCGTCGAATCTTCACGATTCTGCTGGGCCTGCCACTTGCCTATCTGGTCCTGGCTACTTCCTATTCAGTTTTTATGCGCTACTGGATGGAAGATCCCATTTTGTGGATGGAAGAAACGTCCGGCCTTGCCATGATCTGGGTTGTCATGGTCGGAGCAATGTGCGCCGAGCGGGATGGCGAGAATCTTTCCATCGCTTTCCTGACCGAACTGATGAGTGAGAAGACCCGGCTGATCTGCTCGGTGGTTGTTTCCCTGATCTCGATCGGGTTGCTGCTCTATATCGCCTATCTGGGGCATAGCCTTGCCAACCGTGTCGCATTCAAGCTGACGGGCGTGCTGAAGATCTCCTGGTACTGGATCGATATTGCCGTGCCGGTTGGTATGGTCGGTGCAGCGGTCTTTGTTGCCATCAATATGGTCAAGAAAATCCGTGGACTGGACCATCAAGAACATAACAAGGAAGGAGAAGCAGCATGA
- a CDS encoding tagaturonate reductase → MQRVNESNLGGRARPTERIIQFGEGNFLRAFMDWKIDRMNEDCGSDYGVVIVRPIDGGVPISLNDSDGVYTVLSRGVGPDGEAVSDARLIAAVRRELNAVRQWDEVLALARNTDFVAFISNTTEAGIVYNADCKATDTPPASYPAKVTRLLLERFNSCGKSEAPGFHFLPCELIDHNADELEKCVHQHARDWDLGAEFITWLETKNAFYNTLVDRIVPGYPRDEAADIEKELGYLDPLMVTGELFHFLVIEQREGKPDLCLPMTEKDAGTVIVPNADGYKERKVAILNGAHTGLCPLALLSGTVSVKEAMDNEAARGFLNTMLETEIIPYLSLPREELNEFSAEVLRRFANPFIVHRWYDISLNGLAKFHTRNLPRFESAMAATGTPPRCMSLSLAAWLAFYTGAFAGSAELPPRDAEEVIATMARIGALKDSDGVAAMVRAYLAEESIWGKSLASDALVAAVADAYEFLTKGSFALDDLTKWVNA, encoded by the coding sequence ATGCAACGGGTTAATGAGAGCAATCTTGGCGGGCGGGCCCGTCCGACCGAACGGATCATCCAGTTTGGTGAAGGCAACTTCCTCAGGGCCTTCATGGACTGGAAGATCGACCGCATGAATGAAGACTGCGGGTCCGACTATGGCGTGGTCATCGTGCGCCCGATCGACGGCGGCGTGCCGATTTCGCTCAATGACAGCGATGGCGTCTATACGGTGCTGTCCCGTGGCGTTGGCCCGGATGGCGAGGCCGTTTCCGATGCCCGCCTGATTGCTGCCGTGCGCCGCGAGCTCAATGCGGTCAGGCAGTGGGACGAGGTGCTCGCACTGGCCCGCAACACCGACTTTGTTGCCTTCATTTCCAACACCACCGAGGCCGGTATTGTCTACAATGCCGACTGCAAGGCAACCGACACCCCTCCGGCCTCCTATCCGGCCAAGGTAACCCGCCTGCTGCTCGAACGCTTCAACTCTTGTGGCAAGAGCGAAGCTCCCGGCTTCCACTTCCTGCCGTGCGAGCTGATCGATCACAATGCCGATGAGCTGGAAAAATGCGTCCACCAGCATGCCAGGGACTGGGACCTCGGGGCCGAGTTCATCACTTGGCTGGAAACCAAGAACGCCTTCTACAACACGCTGGTTGACCGCATCGTGCCGGGCTATCCGCGCGACGAGGCCGCCGACATCGAGAAGGAACTGGGCTATCTGGATCCGCTGATGGTGACCGGCGAGCTGTTCCACTTCCTCGTCATCGAGCAGCGGGAAGGCAAGCCTGACCTGTGCCTGCCGATGACAGAAAAGGATGCCGGTACGGTGATCGTTCCCAATGCCGACGGCTACAAGGAACGCAAGGTGGCGATCCTCAACGGTGCGCACACTGGCCTTTGCCCGCTGGCGCTGCTGTCCGGTACGGTTTCCGTGAAGGAAGCGATGGACAACGAGGCTGCCCGCGGCTTCCTCAACACCATGCTGGAAACGGAAATCATCCCCTATCTGTCGCTGCCGCGCGAAGAACTGAACGAATTCTCCGCCGAGGTTCTGCGCCGCTTTGCCAACCCGTTCATCGTGCATCGCTGGTATGACATCTCGCTCAATGGTCTGGCCAAGTTCCACACCCGCAATCTGCCGCGTTTCGAGAGTGCGATGGCTGCCACCGGCACTCCGCCGCGCTGCATGAGCCTGTCGCTGGCCGCCTGGCTTGCCTTCTACACCGGTGCCTTTGCGGGCAGTGCCGAACTGCCGCCGCGCGACGCCGAAGAGGTGATTGCGACCATGGCAAGGATCGGTGCGCTGAAGGATAGCGATGGTGTTGCCGCGATGGTCAGGGCCTATCTCGCTGAAGAGAGCATCTGGGGCAAGTCCCTTGCATCCGACGCCCTCGTTGCCGCCGTGGCCGACGCCTATGAATTCCTGACCAAGGGATCCTTCGCTCTTGATGACCTCACTAAATGGGTCAACGCCTAA
- a CDS encoding sugar ABC transporter substrate-binding protein — translation MSNKKERAEQEGRRDFLKGVVLGSAALGSGLVTPGLVIGESGRAMAAQDERVKMAFVQIQPHTVSSAWSVGLEEVLSTQQTIDYKQLDGQNKVEVQVSLMDTLINEGAKVIFLQPIDSVALGPSIKKARRRGIAVITLNIDASEEHAAHVEMNHYYGAMDIAKEMGKRMGGKGKVAILNAPPGIIIRDQRTNGFVDGMKKYYPDIQIAADQVADWSRKKAQDVLSNILTAQPDITGVYGVNDSMALGGVDVCKQKGILDKMVIFGNDGETAALESIERGELTGTQFTDVYQQGRFAAAAASVFVSGGVTAKEFKRQGKLLMPYVIATSETVGSIQPAQRW, via the coding sequence ATGTCCAATAAGAAGGAAAGAGCCGAACAGGAAGGTCGCCGTGATTTTCTCAAGGGAGTGGTGCTTGGCTCGGCCGCTCTTGGCAGTGGTCTGGTAACCCCTGGTCTCGTTATCGGTGAGAGCGGAAGGGCCATGGCCGCACAGGATGAGCGGGTCAAGATGGCCTTTGTCCAGATCCAGCCGCACACTGTGTCGTCAGCCTGGAGCGTCGGACTGGAGGAAGTCCTCTCGACCCAGCAGACCATCGACTATAAGCAACTGGACGGCCAGAACAAGGTCGAGGTGCAGGTCAGCCTGATGGATACGCTGATCAACGAGGGGGCCAAGGTCATTTTCCTGCAGCCCATTGACAGCGTGGCGCTCGGGCCGTCCATCAAGAAGGCACGCCGTCGCGGCATCGCCGTCATCACCCTCAACATCGACGCTTCCGAGGAACATGCCGCCCATGTGGAAATGAACCACTATTACGGTGCCATGGACATTGCCAAGGAAATGGGCAAACGGATGGGAGGCAAGGGCAAGGTCGCCATTCTCAATGCGCCTCCGGGCATCATCATCCGTGACCAGCGCACCAACGGTTTTGTTGACGGCATGAAGAAATATTATCCCGACATCCAGATCGCCGCTGATCAGGTTGCCGACTGGTCGCGCAAGAAGGCCCAGGATGTGCTGTCCAACATTCTGACCGCCCAGCCCGACATCACGGGTGTTTACGGGGTCAACGACTCCATGGCGCTTGGTGGTGTTGACGTCTGCAAGCAGAAGGGCATTCTCGACAAGATGGTGATCTTCGGCAACGACGGCGAAACCGCAGCCCTTGAATCGATCGAAAGGGGCGAGCTGACCGGCACCCAGTTTACCGATGTCTATCAGCAGGGCCGCTTTGCTGCCGCAGCCGCATCGGTCTTCGTTTCCGGTGGCGTGACGGCAAAAGAGTTCAAACGGCAGGGCAAGCTGCTGATGCCTTATGTTATCGCAACCTCCGAGACGGTCGGTTCCATTCAGCCGGCCCAGCGCTGGTAG
- a CDS encoding TRAP transporter large permease encodes MTWLWIIPLMLLAFALNMRLYLGILLAVLCYFTFFSFTPPEIAIQRFIAPALNTSLLAIPFFVMLGTLMAHSGVAERIIDVALLLVGRIRGGLALTNILVSSLLGGLSASNLADSAMLTRMMVPEMERHGYDRGFSAAVTAAGSLITPIIPPGIALIIYALIADVSVASMFMAGIIPGLLCAFLLMVTAYLVSVKRGYLPKSMKRPTPREAGVTLLRSWPAFLLIIVIIGGIRLGIFTPTEAGAVAVLAIILIGTLLHRTMTFGDILNSIYSAGKSTASVLLIIMASGALGWIFSNEKAGLAFAEMITHFTTNKYLFLITLNIALLFFGMLIEGTALMIILVPLLKPTLMSMGIDPVHFGIIMILNMSIGTLTPPVGTVMLVVSQLAKVDVMRFTKAAVPFYIALFIALGLVIFIPEISLLLPHLSQ; translated from the coding sequence ATGACCTGGCTGTGGATCATCCCTCTCATGTTGTTGGCCTTCGCCCTCAACATGCGCCTCTATCTCGGCATCCTTTTGGCCGTTCTCTGCTACTTCACCTTTTTCTCCTTCACGCCCCCTGAAATCGCTATTCAGCGTTTTATCGCGCCGGCGCTGAACACATCGCTGCTGGCCATTCCGTTCTTCGTCATGCTCGGCACGCTGATGGCCCATTCCGGGGTTGCTGAACGCATCATCGACGTTGCGCTGCTGCTGGTTGGCCGTATTCGTGGCGGTCTTGCCCTGACCAACATTCTGGTATCCAGCCTTCTGGGCGGTCTTTCCGCATCGAACCTTGCCGACAGCGCCATGTTGACCCGCATGATGGTTCCGGAAATGGAACGTCATGGCTATGACCGTGGCTTCTCTGCAGCCGTAACCGCAGCAGGTTCGCTGATCACGCCAATCATTCCTCCCGGAATTGCGCTGATCATCTACGCCCTGATCGCCGACGTTTCCGTTGCCTCCATGTTCATGGCAGGTATCATTCCCGGCCTGCTCTGCGCCTTCCTCCTGATGGTTACCGCCTATCTGGTTTCGGTCAAGCGCGGCTACTTGCCAAAGAGCATGAAGCGCCCGACCCCACGTGAAGCTGGCGTTACGCTGCTGCGCTCGTGGCCGGCCTTCCTGCTGATCATCGTCATCATTGGCGGTATCCGTCTTGGCATCTTCACGCCAACGGAAGCCGGTGCGGTCGCTGTGCTCGCCATCATCCTGATCGGTACCCTGCTGCACCGCACGATGACCTTTGGTGACATTCTCAACTCGATCTATTCCGCTGGCAAGTCCACGGCATCCGTGCTGCTGATCATCATGGCCAGTGGTGCTCTTGGCTGGATCTTCTCGAACGAAAAGGCCGGTCTGGCATTCGCCGAGATGATCACGCATTTCACCACCAACAAGTATCTGTTCCTTATCACGCTCAACATTGCCCTGCTGTTCTTTGGCATGTTGATCGAGGGAACGGCGCTGATGATCATTCTGGTGCCGCTGCTTAAGCCGACTCTGATGAGCATGGGGATCGATCCGGTGCATTTCGGCATCATCATGATCCTCAACATGTCCATCGGCACGCTGACGCCGCCGGTTGGTACGGTGATGCTGGTCGTCTCTCAGCTTGCCAAGGTGGACGTGATGCGTTTCACCAAGGCTGCGGTGCCATTCTACATCGCCCTGTTCATCGCGCTCGGTCTGGTGATCTTCATTCCGGAGATCTCCCTGCTACTGCCACATTTGAGCCAATAG
- a CDS encoding altronate dehydratase family protein yields MSKRPPIVLNPTDTIAILPHGAKKGEDPLELGVALAGNIMPGHKIARKAHAQGEAIIKFGQIIGRATQPIAAGEHVHSHNCAFSDHGQNYEIGCDYEAALAAVPKLEARSFMGYKRANGTFGTRNYVGLCSTVNCSSTVVHRAAQELEIEGAFDAYENVDGVAIFTHSSGCGMNNKGLGFEILDKVLWGHATHPNVGAAVFIGLGCEVMQIAKMRENYDDPGQSLMDRFYSMTIQEEGGTRKTIDAIKAKVHELLPELNKARREPIPASELKIALQCGASDGFSGITANPALGVASDLLVGLGATSILSETSEIYGAEQLLLRRAASKDVGDKLVSQIRWWEDYVAMHKGSLDNNPSPGNKAGGLTTILEKSLGATAKSGSAPLMAVYDYAERVTDHGFVFMDTPGYDPVCGTGQIAGGAHMIIFTTGRGSAYGSKPAPTIKVASNDTLFANMPDDMDINCGDILSAGVSLEDKGAEILELILKVASGEKTKSEELGLGNNEFIPWHIGAVM; encoded by the coding sequence ATGAGTAAACGTCCACCGATCGTTTTGAACCCAACCGACACGATAGCGATCCTGCCGCATGGGGCGAAGAAGGGTGAAGACCCGCTAGAGCTTGGCGTGGCGCTCGCAGGCAACATCATGCCCGGCCACAAGATTGCGCGCAAGGCGCACGCGCAGGGTGAGGCGATCATCAAGTTCGGTCAGATCATCGGGCGGGCGACGCAGCCCATCGCTGCTGGTGAGCATGTGCATTCGCACAACTGCGCCTTCTCCGACCATGGCCAGAATTATGAGATCGGCTGCGACTATGAAGCCGCTCTGGCTGCTGTGCCGAAGCTCGAAGCCCGCAGCTTCATGGGCTACAAGCGCGCCAACGGTACCTTTGGCACCCGCAACTATGTCGGGCTCTGCTCGACGGTGAATTGCTCGTCGACCGTGGTTCATCGCGCGGCTCAGGAACTGGAAATCGAAGGTGCCTTCGACGCTTACGAGAATGTTGACGGCGTTGCCATCTTTACCCATTCCTCCGGCTGCGGCATGAACAACAAGGGTTTGGGTTTCGAGATCCTCGACAAGGTGCTGTGGGGCCATGCCACCCACCCGAACGTTGGTGCGGCCGTATTCATCGGTCTTGGCTGCGAGGTGATGCAGATCGCCAAGATGCGCGAGAATTATGATGATCCGGGCCAGAGCCTGATGGATCGCTTCTACAGCATGACCATTCAGGAAGAGGGCGGCACCCGCAAGACCATCGATGCCATCAAAGCCAAGGTGCATGAGCTGTTGCCTGAGCTCAACAAGGCCCGGCGCGAACCGATCCCTGCTTCCGAGCTGAAGATTGCGCTGCAGTGCGGCGCATCTGACGGCTTCTCCGGCATTACCGCCAACCCGGCGCTCGGCGTTGCCTCTGACCTGCTGGTCGGGCTCGGTGCCACGTCCATCCTGTCGGAAACCTCCGAAATCTACGGTGCCGAACAGCTGCTGCTGCGTCGTGCTGCCAGCAAGGACGTCGGCGACAAGCTGGTGTCCCAGATCCGCTGGTGGGAAGACTATGTGGCCATGCACAAGGGCAGCCTCGACAACAACCCGAGCCCGGGCAACAAGGCCGGTGGCCTGACGACCATTCTGGAGAAATCCCTTGGCGCAACCGCCAAGTCCGGCTCCGCTCCTCTGATGGCTGTCTATGACTACGCAGAACGGGTGACCGACCATGGCTTCGTCTTCATGGACACGCCGGGCTATGATCCGGTTTGCGGTACGGGCCAGATTGCCGGCGGCGCACACATGATCATCTTTACCACCGGGCGCGGCTCTGCCTATGGCTCCAAACCGGCTCCGACCATCAAGGTGGCCTCGAACGACACGCTGTTTGCCAACATGCCGGACGACATGGACATCAATTGCGGTGACATCCTGTCGGCAGGCGTCAGCCTCGAAGACAAGGGTGCCGAAATTCTCGAGCTTATCCTCAAGGTTGCCTCTGGCGAGAAGACCAAGTCGGAAGAGCTGGGGCTCGGCAACAACGAGTTCATTCCATGGCACATCGGTGCGGTGATGTAA
- a CDS encoding zinc-binding alcohol dehydrogenase family protein, with protein sequence MKALCIVDAEKSEVRDVEPMTMGPDDVVVQVSYVGFCGSDLNTYMGKNPLVQLPRIPGHEASGFIVEKGANVSADLKIGQSVILWPYSACGHCSSCRAGRYNACRYNETLGVQRDGALREKMVIRADCVVPNDSLSPKRQVLVEPLSVGFHAAARGRTQAGETVVVLGCGMIGVGAIMGAASRGARVIAVDTSADKEAIAKLAGASEFLSLSGEELVKKVNELTDDNGANVVIEAVGLPITFTTAVDIACFCGRVVYVGYSKAPVTYETKFFNLKELDIMGSRNAMREDFDAVIAALLKMGDDMDKLITRTFPMDEAAEVLPYWEKNKNDVLKLVVEL encoded by the coding sequence ATGAAAGCACTTTGCATTGTAGATGCTGAGAAAAGTGAAGTTCGCGATGTCGAACCAATGACCATGGGGCCGGACGATGTGGTCGTTCAGGTCTCTTACGTTGGCTTCTGCGGCAGTGACCTCAACACTTATATGGGCAAGAACCCGCTGGTTCAGCTGCCGCGCATTCCCGGTCATGAAGCATCCGGCTTCATTGTCGAAAAAGGGGCCAATGTCAGCGCAGATCTGAAGATCGGCCAGTCTGTCATCCTGTGGCCATACTCCGCATGTGGCCATTGCAGCAGCTGCCGTGCCGGTCGTTACAATGCTTGCCGCTACAACGAAACCCTCGGCGTTCAGCGCGATGGTGCGCTGCGTGAGAAGATGGTCATCCGCGCCGACTGTGTTGTTCCGAACGATAGCCTGAGCCCGAAACGTCAGGTTCTGGTCGAGCCGCTTTCCGTTGGCTTCCATGCTGCGGCCCGCGGCCGTACACAGGCTGGCGAAACCGTGGTTGTTCTGGGCTGCGGCATGATCGGCGTTGGCGCAATCATGGGCGCGGCTTCCCGCGGCGCGCGTGTCATCGCCGTTGATACCAGCGCCGACAAGGAAGCCATTGCGAAACTGGCTGGTGCTTCCGAGTTCCTCAGCCTCAGCGGTGAAGAGCTGGTCAAGAAAGTCAACGAACTGACTGACGACAACGGCGCCAATGTGGTCATCGAAGCTGTTGGTCTGCCGATCACCTTCACCACTGCTGTTGACATCGCCTGCTTCTGCGGTCGCGTCGTCTACGTTGGATACTCCAAGGCTCCGGTTACCTATGAAACCAAGTTCTTCAACCTCAAGGAACTGGACATCATGGGCTCCCGCAACGCCATGCGCGAAGACTTTGACGCGGTTATCGCAGCCCTGCTGAAGATGGGCGATGACATGGACAAGTTGATCACCAGGACCTTCCCGATGGATGAAGCCGCCGAAGTGCTGCCTTATTGGGAAAAGAACAAGAACGACGTTCTCAAGCTGGTTGTTGAACTCTGA
- a CDS encoding FadR/GntR family transcriptional regulator, translated as MSSPKVDLAISLVQNLIRSGEIKPGDRLPNETEFSAQLGVSRNSLREAVRAMSAMKILEARQGDGTYVSGLDPTQMIETLRFAVDVSGPEAVLWFLEIRILMELHTTAIAAARRTKADLDRLKKCHMAMVRAEDTDTLLKKDSEFHHIIAETTKNPIMASLLNVVSAPALRARIWRNRLTESATNNLRIEHEAVLNCIEAQDVEGAKYAMYAHVSGVQSWVRKNPDFFSKNGSDNGADAAPEAAR; from the coding sequence ATGAGTAGCCCAAAGGTGGATTTGGCCATTTCCCTGGTTCAGAATCTGATTCGATCCGGTGAAATCAAGCCGGGGGATCGACTGCCGAACGAGACGGAATTCTCAGCCCAGCTCGGTGTTTCGCGCAACTCTCTCAGAGAAGCCGTTCGCGCCATGAGTGCAATGAAGATTCTTGAAGCCCGACAGGGCGATGGAACCTATGTCTCCGGACTGGATCCGACCCAGATGATCGAAACCTTGCGCTTCGCTGTTGACGTCTCGGGACCGGAAGCCGTGCTCTGGTTCCTCGAAATCCGCATTCTCATGGAACTGCACACCACGGCCATCGCCGCCGCCCGGCGCACCAAGGCCGATCTCGACCGGCTCAAGAAATGCCACATGGCGATGGTCAGGGCCGAGGATACGGACACCCTGCTCAAGAAGGACTCCGAATTCCACCATATCATTGCGGAAACGACCAAGAACCCGATCATGGCGTCCCTGCTCAATGTGGTCTCTGCCCCTGCCCTGCGTGCCCGCATCTGGCGCAACCGGCTGACCGAAAGCGCCACCAACAACCTGCGCATCGAGCATGAGGCTGTGCTCAACTGCATCGAGGCTCAGGATGTCGAAGGGGCAAAATACGCCATGTATGCCCATGTTTCCGGCGTCCAGAGCTGGGTCAGAAAAAACCCCGACTTCTTTTCCAAGAATGGCAGCGACAACGGGGCCGATGCGGCCCCAGAAGCTGCGCGGTAA
- a CDS encoding SMP-30/gluconolactonase/LRE family protein, translated as MQLTLPGASIERLNTGNLWAEGPVYFPAGDFLIWSDIPNDCQWQWVPGLGCRVYSHHSNNSNGNTRDRQGRLVSCQHLTRSVVRTEWDGSTTTLADGHAGKALNSPNDAIVASDGAVWFTDPSYGILSDYEGKKSTPEQAGCYVYRIDPDTGTVTAMITSLKMPNGLAFSPDEKTLYVADSSRSHYSDGYHHIFAFDVRTDWSLSNQRVFAEIEHGVPDGMRTDELGNLWSSSARGVETYGPDGSHKGYIAIPETVSNLCFGGRKRNRLFITASTSVYAVYVAVKGSE; from the coding sequence ATGCAATTGACCTTGCCGGGCGCTTCAATCGAGCGACTGAATACGGGTAACTTGTGGGCCGAAGGTCCGGTCTATTTCCCTGCAGGAGATTTTCTCATCTGGTCGGACATTCCCAACGACTGTCAATGGCAGTGGGTGCCCGGTCTTGGTTGTCGGGTCTACAGCCACCACTCCAACAATTCCAACGGTAACACGCGGGATCGTCAGGGGCGGCTGGTTTCGTGCCAGCATCTGACGCGCTCGGTTGTCCGGACCGAGTGGGATGGCAGTACCACGACCCTTGCCGATGGTCATGCTGGCAAAGCCCTCAATTCCCCCAATGACGCGATCGTTGCGTCTGACGGGGCGGTCTGGTTCACGGACCCCAGCTACGGCATCCTCAGCGACTATGAAGGCAAGAAGAGCACGCCGGAACAGGCGGGCTGCTATGTCTACCGCATTGATCCGGATACCGGCACTGTGACGGCCATGATAACCTCGCTGAAAATGCCGAACGGGTTGGCATTTTCACCAGATGAAAAAACGCTTTATGTGGCAGACTCCAGCCGGTCGCACTATAGCGATGGCTATCATCACATCTTTGCCTTCGATGTCAGGACGGACTGGTCGCTGAGCAATCAGCGGGTCTTTGCCGAGATCGAGCATGGCGTGCCCGATGGTATGCGGACCGATGAACTGGGCAATCTCTGGTCTTCATCGGCAAGGGGGGTCGAGACCTACGGGCCGGATGGCTCGCACAAGGGCTATATCGCAATACCGGAAACAGTTTCAAATCTTTGTTTTGGTGGCAGGAAGCGCAATCGCCTCTTCATCACGGCGTCGACATCCGTCTATGCCGTCTATGTTGCCGTCAAAGGGAGTGAGTAG